The following proteins come from a genomic window of Rutidosis leptorrhynchoides isolate AG116_Rl617_1_P2 chromosome 10, CSIRO_AGI_Rlap_v1, whole genome shotgun sequence:
- the LOC139873671 gene encoding adoMet-dependent rRNA methyltransferase spb1 produces the protein MGGKAKGKHRLDKFYHLAKEHGYRSRAVWKLIQLDSKFTFLRSSHAVLDLCAAPGGWMQAAVERVPVGSLVIGVDLDPIRPIRGAIAVQEDITTPKCRATVKRLMSENGVKAFDLVLHDGSPNVGGAWAQEATSQNALVIDSIKLASELLAPKGAFVTKVFRSRDYNAVLYCLRQLFEKVEVDKPAASRSTSAEIYIICLKYKAPAKIDPRLFDVRHLFQGGKEPTKVIDVLRDPGKQKRHRDGYEDGDTTLRKTCSATDFIWSNAPLDVLGTVSSISFEDDTCLPIKDHALTTEEVKASCDDLRVLNKQDFKHLLKWRIHIRKALSPEKEIPIPADVEPESKVNEDEDEDDDGLKEMEELTNAMLRKKKQAKKILAKRKAKDKARKATGMQSDVMEDGYTDIELFSLSSIKGKKDLVAVDNTEDDGPNNEIVDSDDEGGQVDSQDESLSDVDSDEERRRYDEKMEQLMEEAYEQYMAKKEGSTKQRKRLKQKHSEDGELLEGDDGEDDDDAVQDEDSDNDQRVQESNPLMIPLDDDEPTEEEIAAKWFSQDVFDDGDEQENSKMDESEDDVDDIMQIDNKSDNQLMVPKKPSSKNKAKKTQVSQPAPTEDFEVVPAVNTDSSDDSSSDESDDDVETKAEILACAKKMLRKKQREQMLDDAYNKYMFHDDEGLPKWFLDEEKKHRQIIKPITKEEVNAMKAQFKEINARPAKKVAQAKARKKRVAMRKMEKIRKKANTIADQEDINDRSKMKMIDTLYKKAVPVRPKKELVVAKKGVQVKTGKGKVLVDRRMKKDARKHGMKKDKERAKKGGKGQKGKGSGPPKGKAGRGGGEGKGSGPPKGRAGRK, from the exons ATGGGTGGCAAGGCTAAAGGAAAGCATAGGTTGGATAAATTTTACCATTTAGCCAAAGAACACGGTTACAGATCTCGTGCAGTATGGAAACTAATTCAACTCGATTCGAAATTCACTTTCCTCCGATCATCACACGCCGTTCTCGATCTCTGTGCAGCTCCTGGTGGTTGGATGCAAGCTGCGGTGGAACGTGTACCAGTCGGTAGTCTCGTAATCGGTGTCGATTTAGATCCGATTCGACCGATTCGCGGTGCTATTGCCGTTCAGGAGGATATTACTACGCCTAAATGTAGAGCAACTGTTAAGAGATTAATGAGTGAGAATGGAGTTAAGGCTTTTGATTTGGTGTTGCATGATGGTTCACCTAATGTTGGTGGTGCTTGGGCTCAAGAAGCTACTAGTCAAAACGCACTTGTTATCGATTCGATTAAACTTGCTTCTGAATTGCTGGCTCCGAAAGGGGCGTTTGTTACGAAA GTTTTTAGGTCGCGGGATTACAATGCGGTCCTCTACTGTCTTAGACAG TTATTTGAAAAGGTCGAGGTGGATAAACCAGCTGCCAGTCGTTCGACTTCTGCTgagatttatatcatatgtttaaaaTACAAGGCACCTGCTAAGATAGATCCCCGCCTTTTTGATGTTAGACATTTATTTCAAGGAGGCAAAGAACCCACAAAG GTAATTGATGTGCTTAGAGACCCAGGAAAACAGAAGAGACATCGTGATGG GTATGAAGATGGTGATACAACTTTAAGGAAAACATGTTCAGCTACAGACTTCATTTGGTCGAATGCTCCTCTTGATGTTCTTGGTACTGTTTCGTCTATATCTTTTGAAGATGACACTTGTTTGCCCATCAAGGACCATGCGTTGACTACTGAGGAG GTAAAAGCATCATGTGATGACTTGCGTGTTTTAAACAAACAAGACTTTAAGCATCTGTTGAA GTGGCGTATCCATATCAGAAAAGCATTGTCTCCAGAAAAGGAAATTCCTATACCAGCAGATGTTGAACCTGAAAGCAAAGTTAATGAGGATGAGGATGAAGACGATGATGGACTTAAAGAAATGGAAGAATTGACCAATGCTATGTTGCGGAAGAAAAAGCAGGCAAAAAAGATACTTGCTAAACGAAAAGCTAAG GATAAAGCTAGAAAAGCAACTGGAATGCAGAGTGATGTAATGGAGGATGGTTATACAGATATTGAGTTATTTTCTCTATCTTCTATCAAG GGAAAGAAAGATCTGGTTGCTGTTGATAACACTGAAGATGATGGTCCAAATAATGAAATTGTGGATAGTGATGATGAAGGCGGCCAAGTAGACTCTCAAGATGAGTCACTCAGTGATGTGGACTCTGATGAAGAACGTCGAAG GTATGATGAGAAGATGGAGCAGTTAATGGAAGAAGCTTATGAACAATATATGGCCAAGAAAGAAGGAAGCACAAAACAAAGAAAACGATTGAAGCAAAAACACTCTGAGGATGGTGAACTTCTTGAG GGTGATGATGGggaggatgatgatgatgctgtTCAGGATGAAGATTCTGATAATGATCAGCGTGTTCAAGAATCAAACCCCCTAATGATACCGCTTGATGATGACGAGCCAACCGAGGAAGAAATTGCTGCAAAATGGTTTAGCCAAGATGTATTTGATGATGGTGATGAACAAGAAAATTCaaaaatggatgagagtgaagatgATGTTGATGACATCATGCAAATAGATAACAAATCAGATAATCAACTCATGGTGCCTAAAAAGCCGTCTTCAAAAAACAAGGCGAAAAAAACTCAAGTTTCTCAGCCTGCTCCTACTGAAGACTTTGAGGTGGTCCCTGCTGTAAATACTGATTCAAGTGATGACTCGTCATCAGATGAGTCAGATGATGACGTGGAAACAAAAGCCGAGATCTTGGCATGTGCGAAAAAAATGCTAAGAAAAAAACAAAGAGAACAAATGCTTGACGACGCTTATAATAAATACATGTTTCATGATGACGAGGGTTTACCGAAATGGTTTTTAGATGAAGAGAAGAAACATAGGCAGATCATAAAACCCATAACAAAAGAAGAGGTTAATGCAATGAAAGCCCAATTCAAGGAGATTAACGCGCGGCCCGCTAAAAAGGTGGCCCAAGCGAAGGCCCGAAAGAAGCGAGTTGCAATGAGGAAGATGGAGAAGATTCGAAAGAAGGCGAACACGATTGCTGATCAAGAAGATATTAATGATCGATCGAAGATGAAGATGATTGATACTTTGTATAAAAAGGCGGTCCCGGTGAGACCGAAGAAAGAGTTGGTGGTAGCTAAGAAAGGAGTACAAGTGAAAACGGGTAAAGGGAAAGTACTTGTTGATAGGAGGATGAAGAAGGATGCAAGGAAACATGGGATGAAAAAGGACAAGGAAAGAGCGAAAAAAGGTGGAAAAGGACAGAAAGGTAAAGGATCGGGCCCGCCGAAAGGTAAAGCTGGAAGAGGTGGAGGTGAAGGTAAAGGGTCTGGGCCGCCCAAGGGTAGAGCGGGACGAAAGTGA